The nucleotide window CTGCAAGAAGAGCTCCTACAGAGGAAAAGGCAACAACCGCAACACTACTGACGATAAAATTCACTTAAGATTCCCCCTCATTTTCTCTCTACCATGGTTCTCCTTCTTGTCGCAAATAAAAAAAAAGCATACCATAACCCGTATGCAAAGAGAACATTGGGCATCCCATTTTGGTTTTATCATGGCCGCTGCCGGTTCAGCGATTGGACTTGGAAGTTTGTGGCGTTTTCCATACGTGGCAGGAGACAATGGAGGAGGGGCCTTTGTCCTTCTCTATGTGATCTTTACCTTCTGCTTGGGAGTCCCGATCTTTATCGGAGAGCTCGCTATCGGACGGAAAGGGCAGCACAGCCCCATCTTCGCCTATGAAGCGCTCTCAAAAAAGGGCAGTAACTGGCGCCTTTTAGGATATCTCAACCTCTTAACCAGTTTTGTGATTCTCTCCTTCTATTGTGTGGTGGCAGGGTGGTGTCTTAACTACGCCCTGATGTCGCTTAACCAGTTTACGGTGGGGAAAACCCCCGAAGAAATCCGCGCCGTTTTCGATGCCGTCTATGCCTCGCCAGGGCTCAACCTCTTCTGGCTCTTAATCTTTATCCTTCTCAATGTGGGAGTGGTCTATACCGGCATCCGGAAAGGGATCGAGCACTGGAGCAAAATCCTCACCCCCGCCCTGCTTGTGATCTTGATCGCCCTTTTCATCTATGGGACCACCCTTCCAGGATTTGGCGATGCGGTGAAGTTTATCTTCTACCCCGACTTTTCCAAACTCACCCCCTCCGTCATTCTCAACTCGCTGGGGATGGCCTTCTTTACCCTGAGCGTCGGGATGGGGATTATCGTCACTTATGGAAGTTACCTGACACCCACCGAAAACCTCCCCAAAACCGCCTCGATCGTCGCCCTCATGACCCTCCTTGTTTCCCTGATAGCAGCCCTCATGATTTTCCCGATCGTCTTCACCTTTAACTTCCCTCCCGAAGGAGGGCCCGGCCTCATCTTCCAAACGATGCCCGTCCTCTTCTCCAAGCTTCCCGGAAGTCTCGTCATCTCGACCGTCTTCTTTCTCCTCTTTGTCTTCACCGCCCTCACCTCTTCGATCTCCCTCCTTGAAGTGCTCGTTGCCAACCTCATGGAGCTCTTCTCCTGGAAAAGGCACCGCGCCGTCATCATCTCTTCTTCTGCCGTCTTTCTCTTTGGGATCCCCTCTGCCCTTGCAGGGTCAAGCGCCCTTTTTCCCAACTGGGAAACCGTCTATGGGAAAAACTTCTTCGATACGATGAACTATATTTCAGCAAGTTGGATGACCCCCGTTGCCGCCCTCCTAACGACCTTTTTCATCGGTTTTGTGATGAAAAAAAAGGAGACCCGCGAAGAGTTTCTTCAAGGAGGGGCCCTCCGCACCCTTTTTGGTCCCTGGCTTTTTATTATTCGGTACATTGCCCCGATCGTTGTGATCCTGATTATCCTCGAGCAAGGGGGCGTGGTTCACCTTGGAAAACTCTTAACTCCTTAATATCACAAAAATCAGAAAACAGGATTTCGTGATATGAAAAAAATTTATTGGCAGAGGGGGAGAGCTCCACTTTCTAAAAGAGCTTTTAAAGGCTCAGAGTGCAAGTCTAGTGCTCTTTCAATCCTAAAATTAAGGATAAATTGGTTGAGATTTTTTTTGGCTGGTAAAGTGTGGAGATCGAATCTAAACTTTTATAAGTTTGTGAGATCGAACACGAAGCCAGCCGGGAAAAGATAAATCAAGATATCCTAATTCTTAGGGTTGACAGAGCACTAGTAGTCATGCGAGGAAGGCGACGCATTGGTAAAAGTCGCCTAATCGAAGAGTTTGGATCGGGGATGACGACCCATTTCTTTGTTGGCCTTCCCCCGACTCCAGGGACTACTGCCCAGAGTCAAAGAGATGAGTTTGCCCGCCAAATGGTCCGAGAGCTTAATATTCCCTCACCTAAAAGCGATGATTGGGGAGACCTATTTTTGTCTCTTTCCAGCCACACCGACAAAGGGCGAATCCTTCTTGTCCTTGATGAGATTTCATGGATCGGCTCAAAAGACTCCGACTTCCTTGGAAAGCTTAAAAATGCCTGGGGCCTCCACTTTACAAAAAACCCCAAACTGATTCTTGTCATCTGTGGTTCTGTTTCAAGCTGGATCGAAAAAAACATCTTAACCTCAGTTTCGGGTTTAGTTTGCTTAGCTCCAGAGGGAGTTTTGCTTAAATTTTCTTCTTTTTGCTCGAAGGTAAGGGTCTAAATGGCCCTTTCCGAGATCAAAAAGGAGAAAAGAAAGCTAAAATCCCCTGAGGCTGAGTGAAATAAACTCGAAACTGAGGTTCTTAAGCAGCTCCGGCTTCGTCGGGCGGATTACCCAAGATATGGTGATTAAAGAGCTCCCTCTTACTGAATGCAAAAAATTTTGGGATGGAGAAAAAATCGAGTTGCCCCCTATGAAGTTTTCAAGACCCTTGCCGTAACCGGAGGGGTTCCCCGCTACCTAGAAGAGGTCATTCCCTCCCAGTCCGCAGAAGAAAACCTCCATCAACTATGCTTTAATTCAACGAGTTTGAGCGAATTTTCAATGATCTTTTTTCCAAACGGAGCAAGATCATCTTCCGTCTGGCAGAAGTAAGAGCAACACTGAATGATCTTTACAAAACATTAAACGTTCAACCCAGCGGCATCTGCGCTGACTACATGAATGATCTTATTGCTGCAGGGTTTGTCTCAAGAAATTATACCTGAAATATTAGCTCTAACCTCAGCTACTACCGGCTCAGCGATAACTATCTCCATTTCTATCTCAAGATGATCTATCCCC belongs to Candidatus Neptunochlamydia vexilliferae and includes:
- a CDS encoding sodium-dependent transporter, encoding MQREHWASHFGFIMAAAGSAIGLGSLWRFPYVAGDNGGGAFVLLYVIFTFCLGVPIFIGELAIGRKGQHSPIFAYEALSKKGSNWRLLGYLNLLTSFVILSFYCVVAGWCLNYALMSLNQFTVGKTPEEIRAVFDAVYASPGLNLFWLLIFILLNVGVVYTGIRKGIEHWSKILTPALLVILIALFIYGTTLPGFGDAVKFIFYPDFSKLTPSVILNSLGMAFFTLSVGMGIIVTYGSYLTPTENLPKTASIVALMTLLVSLIAALMIFPIVFTFNFPPEGGPGLIFQTMPVLFSKLPGSLVISTVFFLLFVFTALTSSISLLEVLVANLMELFSWKRHRAVIISSSAVFLFGIPSALAGSSALFPNWETVYGKNFFDTMNYISASWMTPVAALLTTFFIGFVMKKKETREEFLQGGALRTLFGPWLFIIRYIAPIVVILIILEQGGVVHLGKLLTP
- a CDS encoding AAA family ATPase, translated to MRGRRRIGKSRLIEEFGSGMTTHFFVGLPPTPGTTAQSQRDEFARQMVRELNIPSPKSDDWGDLFLSLSSHTDKGRILLVLDEISWIGSKDSDFLGKLKNAWGLHFTKNPKLILVICGSVSSWIEKNILTSVSGLVCLAPEGVLLKFSSFCSKVRV